Genomic window (Psilocybe cubensis strain MGC-MH-2018 chromosome 1, whole genome shotgun sequence):
GCACCAGTGTACGATACATCGTACGCAACATTGACCCAACGATGGAAGTAGTCGATAGGCATGTTGAGTTCCGCAAGCCTGGATTGGTTGCAATGCGCATATGTCCATTCGATAAGCTCCCTCGAGTTTGAGGGCTCTACATCAGAGTCTCCACCAGGAttttgcagaagaagagcaGTTTTGAAGTGTTCAAAATCTTCTGACCGAATCAATGCCAAGAACATGGAAAGATTTAATCTGAGAAAGGAGGTACGCTGTGTTAAAAGAAGCTAATTGACCATGAATATGAAGGCTCACAATGTCTCCACCCATATCAATTCTTTTACTCGGAACTGAATGAAAGGTGGCAGGTTTAGCACGCCCAGCCAAGGAACCACCTTACCCTTCTTCTCGAGTAGTTTTCCTATCTCGAAAGCAATTCCCGCGCCAAAGCTGTATCCAGCTATATAGTATGGACCGGTGGGGTTGTTTTTCAAAATGGCATCCGTATATATATCGACCATTTCTTGCATAGACGAGGGAGGTGTTTCGCCGGCTTCAAAGCCTCTGGCACGCAGAGTATAAACCGGTCGATCGTCATTCAGAACACGGGCAAGATTAATGAAGATGAGAACTTCGCCAACACCAGGGTGGACAAGATATAGAGGTGGTTTAGATCCTTGTGGATTGAAGCATAGGAGTGGGTTGTAGGACGCCTGATGATCGTTCCCTTTGTTGACCAGCTCTTGGACGTAGGCCGCAATATCGGATACAACTGGACGTTGTAGCAGCTCGATGGTAGGAATGTTTACAATTCCGAAATGGTCCTGAAGGAACGTTTTCAACCGGATAAGGTGCATAGATGACGCGCCCATGTCGAAGATGTTCAGAGACAGATCGATAGATGCCAAGTCAATCTCGAAAATAACGGATACTCCTTCACAAACAACCTGCTCCAACGGCGACCGGGGGGCATTGGAGGATGCGCGAGCCTGTTGCCGCCGAGCAGAAGCCTCGCCAATGAACTTTTCGATGACATTAAACTTTCCTTCTCCATAGGCCTTCGCTAGCGCGATACGTGAAACCTTTCCCAGGGCAGTCTTGACGAAGAAAACTcggggaagaggaaggaccACATGGGGAGCCTGTGAACAAAAGGCCGCACAGACATTTCGTATGCGTTGACTTGTATTGAGCACGTTCTCCAATTGGTCGTCAGTCAATGAGTTCAAAGTAGCCTCCTCGATTGCCACGTCGGTATGCTGGTAGAACACAGTGTATGTTTCGGTATCAGCACCTTCAAGTCGCAATGCACACACAAAAACAAGTGAACTTTCAACCCCAGAAATGTTGGAGTCTGCTATGTAGTGCTCAATGTCAACGTTGGGATGTTTGACGCCGTTGACGTTGATGACGTCCTTGTGTCTGCCAAGCATGTGAACATTACCATCGTCGTCAACCAATGCAAGGTCTCCAGTAACAAACCAGCCATCCGAAGTGAAAGAGTCATTTGTAGCGGTCTCGTTCGCATAGTATTGGGAGAATATAGACGGTCCAGACATTTGCAACTGTCCAATGGCACCTGGAGGACAAGGTAGCGATGTTTGGGGATCCATAATGCGGACCCTTCCTCCATCGTGAGAAGTACCAATCGAAAGATAGGTCAAAGTCCCATAGTCCGCGACGGCAGGTCGTATTGGCAAGTTGTTATATATGATTCCTGCCTATGGTCCCAGTCAGGGGTCGTCGAAGGTtgagaagaaaaaaccaCGAACCCCCGTTTCAGTCATTCCAAACGCGGCCCTTACCGTTGTCCGGGAACTGCCGAAGCGTTCAATGATATCACTGAACTCAACGGCTGTCGTAACAGGGTTCGCTTCACCACCTGTAATCAAAACTCTAAGCGCCGATAGGTCCAAAGATGCcgaagaaagagaagcatCCCGACAAATTTGGGCCAGCAGAAAGTTTGGGCTGAACGTATGGGTAATTTTGTACTTAGAACACCAATCAAGCAAATTTCGTGGCTTGCGAATTATCGAAGATGGTGAAGCCTGGTATTGGCTGAGCAAATACAAGGTTGGTTTAATACCGTGCAAAATATCACAGCCAAGGACTTACGATGCGCCGGCCCAGATAGCATGAAGATGTGTTTCTGTGACATTTGCCACATGGTCGAAATTGATCCAATTGAGGAAGCTGTCGCTTTCCCGGGTACCatgtttctgtgtttttcCTCTTACGGCTGACAGTAATACTGAGTGTGGTAGGACCACTCCTTTAGAGTTTCCCGTAGATCCTGACGTCAGCATAATGGCAACTGTCTCATCTGTCGAGGCAACACGCGAAGGATAAATCGCGTCATCCAGGGATGGGTCGAATCTTAATGTCGAGTTGGTAATTTGCTGGACGTCGACGATTTTAAACTCTGGAACCAGCTTCTTAACGATTAAGAGTGTTGCAGAGTCAGATATGAAGGTAGGTTTGTGGAAAAGGTTCTGAAGGTGATTCAGAAGTAGAGCTTGTCGAGTTTCGTCGGGGTGAAAAGGCGGAAGAGGACATATAGGAATACCAGCTGACACAGTACATTTTAGCTTCTAAGTGACtcaaagtaaaaaaaaaacgttCTAACCGAAGGCACATCCCCAAAAGAAGAGTATATGTGTTCTCTGGTCATCGAATTTGGTTACGACTATGTTTTTACCGCCACTCTGAAGGCCTGACGCGAGAAGTGCTTTGGCAATTTGTTTCGCAGAGTCCGCAAGGTCGACAAATGTCAAGGTACTTGTTATGTCTCCAGAATCATCAAGGAAGTGAATAGGATTGTTCGAAGCCCCCGCACGTAAGGTGAGAAGTTCTGTAATTGTCGTCGGTTCAGTGGTATGCATCTTGTGGCCAACAAAAGGATGAAGGTGCCTTGCCTAGGAGGCGGGGTGTATCCTTATCATTTAAGCAATTTGTGACAGAAATTGACACTGCGCTGTGAGAAAACGAATCTGAATTTAAACACTGATGCCACAAACAGCTACTACTCATGAAATGCGTGTTGATATAAATGGCGCATAGCATTTTAAATTAAGCTCGACGGGCGAAACAGGTGCTCCAGTGTCCGATACGAGTATTCAATAGATAGTAACATTCTCAGAGTTCGGGGAAGAGTAAGTATCAGAAGCTACAGAAAATCCGGAAGTCTCAGTTGATGAGTTACACCAGTCAACACATGTTCATGGGAAATGAAGTCTCACAGCATATTGTTATTTGCTGCATACGAATGTACGGATGCTCCTGTTCTGTTCTTGTTGTCCATGGCTATCCATCTGCCATGGTCACGACAAGAGGGGGCAACAAAATTACTAAAATATAATCTATTCATTAGTGGTATATGTAATTAAAAATGATATCTACCATCCTAAGGCTCTTGTGTATATCTAGCAATTAAAGTAGGATTGAATGAAATATATCCTAGTAGGGTGTAAAACGTCCTGTAGTATGACTAGAATAGCAATACCAGTTCATCAACCCCTCTAAATCCCCAACTAACACCGATAAGAAATGGGCAAGCCTTTCAGTGAGAGTACGTTCAATCATTTACATAAATGTCCGTTCAAACGGGACATCTGGCGCTAACAGGTCGTTCAGCTGATGGGAGCCATTGCTAGCCGGTAAGGCTGGTTGACTTTCGGGCGCTGCGACTCCATCGCTGTGAGTCGAAGCTGATGGGACCTTTTGTTCGGGATCGACTGCTCGATTCAAAACATGGAAAATCCTAAAACGTGGACAACCATCGGCACAGAATTCAGCCCATATCTAATAATGCACGCTTATTAGCTCTTTTCAACAACCCGAGCCGTATCTTCGAGCGACCCGAGCTCACCAGCATAATTCGTGAGAAATCTACCTGCTGACGCTCCCACTGGTGTCCATGTCAAGCGCGCGGCCCTCCATTACGGACTAGGCTATTTATATCTTCGACTCACGCTGTTGGTTACTCCTCTGCCTTAAAATAGAGCTGGGGATGTCAGATAGACGGGTGTGTGACCACTGATTATCAAGGGAGAGTCAAGAGGTGGCACATCGTGGAAAAGATCAAAGAAATCTGATTGAGCTGGTTGTGTACCGCCTCGTATGAATACTTCGTTGCCACTCCAAATTTGAAAAACTCCTGCAACTCGTTGTTTTCTTACCGATTTTCTTGCCCCAGGTGAAGTTTGCCTTTGATTTGTAGTGAGCATGAGAATGAAACAGTGATGTTTTTACTGCGGCAGAATCTCACTTGCCGTTTATGACTGTCGAATTTTCGTCAGGTAGATGAAGTAATGAGTTAACCTCTCCTAATCACGATCTTACGATAGCGAAGAATGGCGCCCATGTTACTGTTCCAAGAGTGCTTCTTCTATGTGATGACTGAGTCATCAGTGTGACTCTGATCTGAGCGATACCATATTATGGAGAAAAGCAGCGGAATTGTCTTCACTCTTCCCTAACCAACCCACAATGTCGCCTATCGATCTTGCCAACGAACTTCAAACTCTCGTCGCTTCTACGTACTCTGGGGACGTCACCGATCCTTTCAAGTTGTACAAGGCAAGGCACAGCATTTCAGACCTCTGTCTATCGCTTTTGCGCGCCGTTCAAGGCCCCGAAGAATACACAGCAATCTTAGCAGGTAAACAATAGAATCTACTCTGGAAGTGCGGCTCCAATGCTGATATGCATCCCTGTCGATGTCTAGAATCCTGCCAAGAGTCATCTGCGTTAAACGTCGTCGCGTCTTTAGGCGTCGCAGATCACATTGCCGAGTCTCCGAATGGAGAACTGACCCTGCAGGAACTGAGCGAGAAAGTCAAGGCAGACGAGAAATACCTCAGTACTATCTAATTTTGCTTCAATTGCGCTTGTAGCACTTATTTTTATCACCTCAGGTGTCGTTCTTAGCTCTCTCGTTTATCACGGATACTTCAAAGAGGTCGGCGGCTTCGGTTCCCAAGTATACGCCAACAATGACTTCAGTAGCTTGCTCCTGTCGGAAGAAACAAATGCCAAAGGTGGCAAGAGCATGAAGGACGCCGTCGGCCTATCGTGAGTATTCGCATTTAACAACACATTTTACAGATCTAATAAGAGTTCAGGGCCGATGATGGAGCCAAAGCGACCACCCGTTTGTTAGACGCTGCAACGGGTAAAGCTAAAGGCGAAGCAAAGACTGCGGCAAATATTGCTTTCGACTTCAGCGAAAGCCTCTTCCAATGGATGGCCTCTCCCGGTAACGAATGGCGAGGAAAGAGGACTGCCAAAGCTATGGTTCAACTTCACGGCATGGCCAACGGAGGAATTGGCGAAGGTAGAGCAAAATATATTACCGATGATTAGCCTCTAATCAACATCCAGATTACCCATGGGAGAAACTCGCAACACCGATCATCGATATCGGAGGCGGTATTGGTTCATTCCAGGGAATGCTCCTCGCACTTCCCAAAAACAAGGAACTTACCTTCACGATCTTTGATATCGAAAAAACTGTAGAACATGCCAAAAAGGTGCGTGTAAAGCGACTTTCACCTGGACCTTTCTGATTTCAGCTTTGTGAAAGGTATGGGCGGGTAAACCACAATGGATGCAAGACAAAGTGTCCTTTATTGCCGGAGATTTCATGAAGTCGTCACCCAATGACAGTAAAATTCCTACTCCGGCACAAGGAGCAGGGACCTATGTTATTCGCCACGTTCTTCACGACTGGGACGATGCACAGGTACATGACTACAATAGTGTGCCGAAGAAACCCATCTAAACTAACATCTCAGGTGGTCACCATTCTTAAACACGTACGCAACGCGATGCTAGGGTCTCCCGCATCTACACCACCAAAGCTTCTGCTTGTAGAGATGATGCTCAATGAGACTTCATCCCGATTTACTCGAACTACTTCCTTGCAATTGCTATCTCTGAACGGGGGTATAACACGTACTGAAGGCAAGATAAAACAGTTGTCTGCATCTTTACGCAGGGTGGCTGACATTTCATTATCAGTTCAATTCCGAAGGCTCATCAAGGAAGCTGGTTTTACCGTCGACAGTGTTACAGAAGTCAGGGGTGTGGACTTAGTGGTAGAGTTGAGTCCAGCATCGTTGTAAATGAAGAGATAATGTACTGTTGCCTATATGTTTGAAACAATTCTTTTATTCCATACAGCAGAATAGAAATGAGTTACATATGTAAATTTAAAACAATATATGATTTGACCATTGTTGACTTCAAGTTGAATTTCAATGAACAAAAAATTGACGAAAAATTGAAGGACCTCATGTCGCCGGTGGATGCCGTGATCGTTTGATGATGACCTAATGAACCGGCCCTAAGGCAACGCGTATTTGCAATTTGTTCTGTTTACGTTTTCAAGTTCATTCACCATCTTTCCCAAAAATTACAAAAATTGCGATAAGAAAGGCTACTATTTTACACTTGAAAACATGTGGACGCAGTAAACCTACAGTTGACCTGCTACAGTACATATGTACTCTTATTTGGTGACTTTGAATATCTGTGAAAAGTATCTCCTGacatcttcttccttgtcGACCATAGCTCCGATATAGGTATCCGGTCGCACTATAACAATTGTCGACTCTCTGACGCAGTTCTGTTCCACGTATGCGTCGTAAGCATGCTCATTGCTATCCTCTACCACAAAATCGGTCTGTGCAGAGTTGAAGTCGACTTTAGACTGGGTTTTTGGCAGAACCACAACAGTCTTGAATAATTCCGAAGGATATTCTTGGAGTGAAGCGATTACGAGAGAGGAAAGGGCCTGATCTTTGGAGAAAATTAACACTGTGTGGTAGGACGACCCAAATATCTTGAATAGGCTTGTCGGACCACCTGTGCCTTTGCGATGGACCAAACCGGGAGCATCAGGGGCGCGATCTCCAGCACGTACTGTAATTCCTGTGGAGAAGGTGTAGCGTGTACCTTTCGTGTGTATGGTGTCAATGACAAGGGAACTGCCTCTATAGTTCATGTGAAGCATGTCGAAATCTCCTCCACGGTTCCAGGCATCGTTGTCTTCGTCGGCAATGGAGCTCTTAAATGTCTTCTCATGGACTTCACGTGTCTTATCGAGCATTTCTGCAATGACAGGCAATCGTTCAGGTCCATAGGAATCGAGGAGCGATGGAGGAGCGAATCCCCTGACGACTGCCGCCATTTTCCATCCCAAATTTATCTATCGAGTGACAGTAAGTCTCAAATCAACGAATCTATTATGAAGTCTGACTGACTGCGTCATGAATTCCAGAATTTAACCCTTGGGCGCCTGTAACGTGTTCGTGAGATTCGTGAGATGACCTGCTTTGAATAACATACCGCTCAATGCAAATATGTGCGCAGCATCTAATACAACAAATAAGTGAAATGTCATCTATTTTCAAGATGGATAATACTTACCCCCAGCCACGAAGCATCGACCCTGGGAGTACTTTTCGACTGTTCGAATATTTGGCCTATTTTCGCGCGTTAAATGTCGTGAAAACTTGGGTGCATTGACCAAACTCACGTATATGATGAAATCCATAGAAGATTTCCAAATTTAATCTCGCGCCTTCCAGTGAGCTCATATATGTCTTCAATCAATGCTTCTCGACTGGCCGCCACTTTTTTGTGATCGACTTCAGCTCCAGTGTACAGCATGTACATATATTTAGACGTCAAATCTTCTCCTGCGCAAAGTGATATCCTAGACGAGTATCAAATTCTTCGTCAATTCCAGAACCCACGCGAAGGTTATCTGAGGTACGCACTGCTTTGTCATTGGTTCTCCACAAAAGAACCATCTCTGAAAAATGAAATCAATCAAATAATCACATCAGTATTATTTATGAAGAACATACGTCACGATTCAAGCCCTCAAGGACTTCAATATCACCAATGATATAGCTTTGAGACGTTGTTTCACCATAGAAGCCTAAGTTCAGCCTTTTTCTAACCATACTGTGAGCACCTTCTGCTGATAACAGGTATGGTGTAGTGACTGTCTCCATGACGTGGTCACCGTCAATTCCTTGAAGTTTTTTCTTCAGGGTGACTGTAACGCAGTCTTGGTGTTGTTCAAAATCTTGCATCTCAGTCTCCCATTCGACCTCGACACCCGCTTTCTGCAAGTGGTCGCGAAGAATCGCTTCGTGACGCGACTGCCAGAGGATCACCGGGTTCGGCTAGCAGGAGGATCAATTATAGTAACCCGATGGCTATATGGAGGAAGTACTGACATATGGGCGGTCTGCGGTAGGCTCAATATACGGCGCCATATCGAAGACCTTTGACGGCTCTCGTGCCTGTGGCAGGTAAAGTTCCGTTGTCAAAGGTGGTCCGGCTATCTTCAATATGTCCGGGAGTGTTCCAATAACACCATGCAATTCGAGGGTACGAGGCATAATACCTCCTCCACGTTGTCCTATGAATGGGCTACTGCGTTTCTCCACGACACGGACAGAAGCTCCATTCTGAACTAACGATAGGGCCAGGGTAAGGCCTGTAGGGCCTGCACCAACCTGAATGGATGAAGATTGGTTAACAAATTTGGAGGCTGTGCACACAGGCAATGCGACATACGATGAGGATTGGGGTGGACATTTCACTAGTGAAAGAGGGTAAGAAATGGGTACTTAGAACTTTCAAAAGATTTTGGAAACCATCTATAAGGATTCATGCCTACCTTTGGATCCGAGATGAGTTGGAATGTATGGTTCAATCTTTGATTTGAGGTCAATATCAAAAGGAGCAGTATACAGCTATGACTGAGGAATTCTAACCACGATAAAATTAGAGGGCTATATAGCCATCGGTCTCCTTGTCGCTGTAGCCACTACGCATATCATTGTTACCCAATTATGATGTACCAAGCAAAACTTTCTGAGAAGTCGAGATTGAACGTGTGAGCGCTTCAGTATGGGTTGCAGTAACGCCCACTAGATTTTGTGAACTCGGGTACCTGCTATAGATATCTCCACATCCAGATAAACGTTGCAATGAAGATATCAGCGACTATCGTAACGCCATTGTGATCGCAGCTGATACTTGGACACATGTTTTTCCAATGAATCAGGAACTTTGCCCTGACGCTGGACCCAGGCGGTAAAAAATAGAAAAGGCCTATTCGACATGCGATAGATGGTTGTATGACCACACGCGATTTAATATCGAGAACCTTAATAGGCAATACTTTCAGAAATCAATTCTTGAGACATGTCATTTATAGACACATCATGTTCTCATAGGCGCACGGTGTCAACCTGCTGTCGAGGAAGAAGTACATACAGTGGGAACGTTTAGCTATCAGGCGCGTTTCACTACCGTTCGGATCGTGCGGGCACCGTATTTGAGCCCACACCTCAACTCACTAAATTCAGTACATAGTGCAAATCTTCCCTGATATAGATTAGGACCTTCTTCCGCCTTGGTGATGATCTGATTGCACCAGAAGAAGGGACTACTATCTTCAAGAATAAATTCATTAGTCAGTGATTGCATACTCTCTTCTCGGATAGAAATTTAGAATCGCGACGGGCTCTGTAGCTATTGTGGGATTGCAGGTGGTAGGGCGTCTGTTATAAGCCTCGAGCGCCCCGTTTGTCTCCCCAGGATCAGCATGTCGTCCACCAATGCAACCGTGCCCCAGCCAAACTTTGCGCAAATCCCGCTTCCTCCAGGGTTTACGCTTGAACAGTTCCAAGCCCTCCAAGGGACAATTGGTGAGTATGCCTTGTCATGCCGGCTATGAATTAACTCGCTCATAACTCCTTTAGTTAATGTAGCAATTGCTATGGCTGTCGCAGTTGCGATAGTGGTATGGGACTTGTAAGAACGTTTCGTCTGACATATAGGACAGCGATGAGCTTACATTTCGTACTCAAGCCTGTCTATGATTCCTACGGAACGTGAACTTTTCCGTGAGAAAGACAGTAAGCTATGGAGAGCTCCTCCAACATGGGCGTAAGTGTTCTCAGCACATGTTATTACTTTGAGTTTAAACTAATTAATATGGGTAGATTCATGGTTCTTCGCTATTCTGGGGTTTTCGCTCTTGTTCCGGGACTTTTTTTCACATCCCTGCAAAATCAGCACTGTCAAGTGGCTGCTTCCTTAGGCGAAGTTGGAGTCGTTCTCGTCACCGGATCAGCTGGGCTTATTTTTGCTTATCGTGTGTTCGCCATCTGGCGCTACAACAAGACTGTGATGGTTCTCGTATCGGTCTTGTATGTTTTCAATGTTGCCTGTTGGGTACGTCTCGTTATCAATTGAAAATTTCCAATGACTGACTGGAGGTACAGATCGCAGTTGGTTCACAGCTCCGAGCGTCCCAGGGTCCTCCGACACCTTTTGGCTCTAACTGcaagttacaccc
Coding sequences:
- a CDS encoding putative NRPS-like protein biosynthetic cluster, which encodes MHTTEPTTITELLTLRAGASNNPIHFLDDSGDITSTLTFVDLADSAKQIAKALLASGLQSGGKNIVVTKFDDQRTHILFFWGCAFAGIPICPLPPFHPDETRQALLLNHLQNLFHKPTFISDSATLLIVKKLVPEFKIVDVQQITNSTLRFDPSLDDAIYPSRVASTDETVAIMLTSGSTGNSKGVVLPHSVLLSAVRGKTQKHGTRESDSFLNWINFDHVANVTETHLHAIWAGASQYQASPSSIIRKPRNLLDWCSKYKITHTFSPNFLLAQICRDASLSSASLDLSALRVLITGGEANPVTTAVEFSDIIERFGSSRTTVRAAFGMTETGAGIIYNNLPIRPAVADYGTLTYLSIGTSHDGGRVRIMDPQTSLPCPPGAIGQLQMSGPSIFSQYYANETATNDSFTSDGWFVTGDLALVDDDGNVHMLGRHKDVINVNGVKHPNVDIEHYIADSNISGVESSLVFVCALRLEGADTETYTVFYQHTDVAIEEATLNSLTDDQLENVLNTSQRIRNVCAAFCSQAPHVVLPLPRVFFVKTALGKVSRIALAKAYGEGKFNVIEKFIGEASARRQQARASSNAPRSPLEQVVCEGVSVIFEIDLASIDLSLNIFDMGASSMHLIRLKTFLQDHFGIVNIPTIELLQRPVVSDIAAYVQELVNKGNDHQASYNPLLCFNPQGSKPPLYLVHPGVGEVLIFINLARVLNDDRPVYTLRARGFEAGETPPSSMQEMVDIYTDAILKNNPTGPYYIAGYSFGAGIAFEIGKLLEKKGKVVPWLGVLNLPPFIQFRVKELIWVETLLNLSMFLALIRSEDFEHFKTALLLQNPGGDSDVEPSNSRELIEWTYAHCNQSRLAELNMPIDYFHRWVNVAYDVSYTGRTYLPSGRIEGALTTVFCAIPLPSMGTREEYKRDRLSKWKEYSGKHFEMIDVDGEHYTMISEEHVESFASKMRAAIHRAEALQSPPVPPTISPKQDFDAVPTIDFSLAKSNPSEYYKQLKFALEDVGFGIFVNVPGFEQSFQDEVFDLVAQFFNKPAEWKSAIGTEHSASLRGHFRGDTIEGPHKAYAEAYRFGAERPAHIDPDVPFWLRIHEGPNQWPPAADLPGFRKTIETLFERYRILNLELNEHIARLLDVPASVISDYFPSETEFNCAIWHYLALTPEMKASEREGFVNGMHEHRDPSTFLTCLIQSRPGLQVQNHSGKWIDIPMVEGGVVCNVGMQFMRLTGGKLVATTHRVNTLKIDQDRYTIPYVLTTKLEKPILPLPQFDNPAMAKVHVAPNPKVQALMSIKDPLTRSGYARLSLFPAAAQKMYPKEWEEARQLGIV
- a CDS encoding O-methyltransferase gedA, with amino-acid sequence MSPIDLANELQTLVASTYSGDVTDPFKLYKARHSISDLCLSLLRAVQGPEEYTAILAESCQESSALNVVASLGVADHIAESPNGELTLQELSEKVKADEKYLSVVLSSLVYHGYFKEVGGFGSQVYANNDFSSLLLSEETNAKGGKSMKDAVGLSADDGAKATTRLLDAATGKAKGEAKTAANIAFDFSESLFQWMASPGNEWRGKRTAKAMVQLHGMANGGIGEDYPWEKLATPIIDIGGGIGSFQGMLLALPKNKELTFTIFDIEKTVEHAKKVWAGKPQWMQDKVSFIAGDFMKSSPNDSKIPTPAQGAGTYVIRHVLHDWDDAQVVTILKHVRNAMLGSPASTPPKLLLVEMMLNETSSRFTRTTSLQLLSLNGGITRTEGKIKQLIKEAGFTVDSVTEVRGVDLVVELSPASL
- a CDS encoding Flavin-dependent monooxygenase; amino-acid sequence: MSTPILIVGAGPTGLTLALSLVQNGASVRVVEKRSSPFIGQRGGGIMPRTLELHGVIGTLPDILKIAGPPLTTELYLPQAREPSKVFDMAPYIEPTADRPYPNPVILWQSRHEAILRDHLQKAGVEVEWETEMQDFEQHQDCVTVTLKKKLQGIDGDHVMETVTTPYLLSAEGAHSMVRKRLNLGFYGETTSQSYIIGDIEVLEGLNRDRWFFCGEPMTKQISLCAGEDLTSKYMYMLYTGAEVDHKKVAASREALIEDIYELTGRREIKFGNLLWISSYTPNIRTVEKYSQGRCFVAGDAAHIFALSGAQGLNSGIHDAINLGWKMAAVVRGFAPPSLLDSYGPERLPVIAEMLDKTREVHEKTFKSSIADEDNDAWNRGGDFDMLHMNYRGSSLVIDTIHTKGTRYTFSTGITVRAGDRAPDAPGLVHRKGTGGPTSLFKIFGSSYHTVLIFSKDQALSSLVIASLQEYPSELFKTVVVLPKTQSKVDFNSAQTDFVVEDSNEHAYDAYVEQNCVRESTIVIVRPDTYIGAMVDKEEDVRRYFSQIFKVTK